The following proteins are encoded in a genomic region of Trypanosoma brucei gambiense DAL972 chromosome 8, complete sequence:
- a CDS encoding eIF-2B GDP-GTP exchange factor, putative: protein MGKRSIRIQEEASPLMEIIGDLIEKFVGNVRRGKLGPRDGKSFSMTAASGSVQLMHEIITEFKNHLEKKGTTGTHSHSCEIITSRDVHRLIWLISFTGDAMLRAQFGTLLLTNVTRRVLSFIRTAAVECKVSSNEVDSFEKGDAGGLDNEKSASLDMQRLATTNRQSSGVCSVAGGTGRGTGTTNDSNESYEEEEQEISTVGIPGRQTLRRAPSRREVDSVVREEAAVLVHSHDFFNCVLQHIVELRAEIEGMCDALCERAVKQLHPTDTVITTGSSHTTRRYLLHALSAGTSFKVIILEGAPLLCEASHKLAAELRSKHAEVQVLPDSSAFAVMGTCTKVLIGAENVLANGGILAPIGTHPLCIAAKHFAVPVLVVTATIKMTPFYPSDAYCTSLVKISRSSAQEIPWNTYGSPGDVLPAPYGADVDTFGSFVVHSPVTEYVPPELITLYATNESEYTPSQIHRIVRENYSPED, encoded by the coding sequence ATGGGGAAACGATCGATTCGGATACAAGAGGAGGCCTCACCTTTAATGGAGATTATCGGGGATCTTATTGAGAAGTTTGTGGGAAACGTTCGCCGCGGCAAGCTGGGGCCGCGTGATGGTAAAAGCTTTTCGATGACGGCAGCCAGCGGCTCGGTGCAGCTTATGCACGAAATTATTACAGAATTTAAAAACCAtctggaaaagaaaggcacTACAGGGACTCACTCCCACTCCTGTGAGATTATAACCTCTAGGGACGTGCATCGACTGATATGGCTCATCTCATTCACTGGTGACGCAATGTTGCGCGCCCAATTTGGTACGCTTCTGCTCACAAATGTCACGCGTCGCGTGCTCTCTTTTATTCGTACGGCTGCCGTTGAATGTAAAGTGAGCAGTAATGAGGTTGATAGCTTTGAGAAGGGGGATGCGGGTGGGTTAGACAATGAGAAAAGTGCTTCGTTGGATATGCAGCGGCTGGCGACCACTAATCGGCAGTCGAGTGGCgtgtgctcagttgcaggcgGTACAGGACGGGGGACGGGCACTACAAATGATTCCAATGAGAGttatgaggaagaggagcagGAAATATCAACCGTTGGCATCCCTGGCAGGCAAACACTCCGCAGGGCGCCGAGTCGGCGTGAGGTGGACAGCGTGGTGCGTGAGGAAGCGGCCGTGCTCGTACACTCCCACGATTTTTTCAACTGTGTCTTGCAACATATTGTAGAACTCCGTGCTGAAATAGAGGGGATGTGCGACGCCCTATGCGAGCGTGCGGTAAAGCAACTGCACCCAACAGACACGGTAATAACAACAGGTAGCAGCCATACAACCCGTCGGTACCTCTTACATGCTCTGTCAGCGGGAACTTCGTTTAAAGTTATTATTTTGGAGGGTGCACCTCTTCTGTGTGAGGCGTCCCATAAATTAGCAGCGGAGCTACGGTCCAAGCACGCAGAAGTGCAAGTGTTACCCGACAGCTCTGCATTTGCGGTTATGGGTACCTGCACAAAAGTGCTGATCGGTGCTGAAAACGTCCTCGCAAATGGCGGGATTCTTGCGCCTATTGGAACCCATCCACTTTGTATCGCAGCCAAGCATTTTGCCGTTCCCGTGCTCGTAGTAACCGCAACCATAAAAATGACTCCATTTTACCCCAGTGATGCGTACTGCACAAGCCTGGTGAAAATTTCTCGTTCTTCAGCACAAGAAATACCGTGGAACACATACGGGTCTCCAGGTGATGTACTGCCAGCTCCGTACGGAGCTGATGTTGACACGTTTGGCTCTTTtgtggtgcactcaccagtgacGGAGTATGTGCCTCCAGAGTTGATTACGCTCTACGCAACTAACGAGTCGGAGTACACGCCGTCGCAGATTCACCGCATTGTTCGGGAAAACTACAGTCCTGAGGACTGA